Proteins encoded in a region of the Zea mays cultivar B73 chromosome 2, Zm-B73-REFERENCE-NAM-5.0, whole genome shotgun sequence genome:
- the LOC103645979 gene encoding xyloglucan endotransglucosylase/hydrolase 2, with protein MAAATAHLLAFLSVLTTMAALSSVAAGGRMTDQLDILWGPTQLLNGSNGGDDQTIGLSLDRVMGSGFRSKTSYLFARIDIDIKLVPGNSAGTVTTVYLMSEQQWKTHDEIDLEFLGNLTGQPYTLHTNIFANGSGGREVQYRLWFDPTLDFHTYSIIWSSDEILILVDNKAIRRFRNHWDVGIPFPVYQPMRLNGVLWDADDWATQGGRVKTDWSQAPFTAYFRNYRANGCEPSGSAWVCGQGPAPGGGDWLDGGAAGLDDMKRQEQLKEAEDMYMIYNYCTDSKRFPGGFPTECGLA; from the exons ATGGCAGCGGCTACGGCGCACCTCCTAGCCTTCCTATCGGTTCTCACGACGATGGCTGccctctcttcggtggctgccggTGGTCGCATGACGGACCAGCTCGACATACTCTGGGGCCCAACACAGCTTCTAAACGGAAGCAACGGCGGCGACGACCAGACCATCGGGCTGTCGCTGGACCGCGTCATGGGGTCGGGTTTCCGGTCCAAGACCTCCTATCTGTTTGCCAGGATCGACATCGACATCAAGCTCGTCCCGGGGAACTCCGCCGGCACCGTCACGACGGTTTAC TTGATGTCTGAACAGCAGTGGAAGACCCATGACGAAATCGACCTGGAGTTCCTGGGCAACCTCACCGGTCAGCCGTACACCCTGCACACCAACATCTTCGCCAATGGCTCTGGTGGCAGGGAGGTGCAGTACCGGCTCTGGTTCGACCCTACCCTAGACTTCCACACCTATTCCATCATCTGGAGTTCAGACGAGATCCT GATCCTGGTCGACAACAAGGCGATCCGGCGGTTCAGGAACCACTGGGACGTCGGCATCCCCTTCCCGGTGTACCAGCCGATGAGGCTGAACGGCGTCCTCTGGGACGCCGACGACTGGGCGACGCAGGGCGGGCGCGTCAAGACGGACTGGTCCCAGGCGCCCTTCACCGCCTACTTCCGGAACTACCGCGCCAACGGTTGCGAGCCGAGCGGGTCCGCGTGGGTGTGCGGCCAGGGCCcagcgcccggcggcggcgactgGCTTGACGGCGGAGCAGCTGGGCTGGACGACATGAAGCGGCAGGAGCAGCTGAAGGAGGCGGAGGATATGTACATGATCTACAACTACTGCACCGACTCAAAGAGGTTCCCCGGTGGCTTCCCCACGGAATGTGGGTTGGCGTAG